In Vreelandella piezotolerans, one genomic interval encodes:
- a CDS encoding gamma-glutamylcyclotransferase family protein, giving the protein MSWGKRLSVGLLAGAVGVTAWLWLTMLSPWFYERPDELPTIEQRTHQVFVYGTLRYWPVRWIVMGDSGSPEPARLEGFERHGLDLSPSDHSHVDGLLLTVSPRALERLDRYERLGIRYERIEQTLADGTTAWVYVRLPEVSLMDSAPAYGIALLPYEALPVTAQRLVALPTN; this is encoded by the coding sequence ATGAGCTGGGGAAAGCGATTAAGCGTCGGGTTGCTGGCTGGCGCGGTAGGCGTGACCGCTTGGCTCTGGCTGACCATGCTCAGCCCATGGTTCTATGAACGGCCTGATGAGCTGCCCACGATCGAACAGCGCACCCACCAAGTATTCGTTTACGGCACGCTACGTTATTGGCCGGTTCGTTGGATTGTCATGGGAGACTCAGGCTCGCCAGAGCCGGCACGCCTGGAAGGGTTCGAGCGTCATGGATTGGATCTCTCGCCGAGTGATCATAGCCATGTCGATGGTCTATTGTTGACCGTGTCACCACGCGCGCTCGAGCGCCTCGATCGTTATGAACGGCTCGGCATTCGCTATGAGCGCATAGAGCAGACACTGGCCGATGGCACCACAGCATGGGTTTATGTTCGGCTTCCGGAAGTCAGCCTGATGGATAGCGCTCCTGCCTATGGGATAGCTCTGTTACCATATGAGGCGTTGCCAGTGACCGCTCAACGCCTGGTCGCTCTGCCCACCAATTAG